One window from the genome of Sardina pilchardus chromosome 12, fSarPil1.1, whole genome shotgun sequence encodes:
- the c12h1orf198 gene encoding uncharacterized protein C1orf198 homolog, giving the protein MFSAVQKMAATTMVGGAGDASMEEKKLAYFSSINSMANKIMQEREKIKQKYGSAWDNMTSTEQDSAIDNVMMDPHIRARYGMHRVDREEVVCYPKLLIQTGQKIVHFGEEDITWQDEHSAPFSWETKSQLEFSLTSGAPEQSISSSVADPKPSKPVQNNQMTKVTPSSKSSNNETSGRREEESSFWKISLERSRLEGEKSDFQSLTPSQIKSMEKGEKPLPSYLRTEAEEPPRPTKQRAPRPPAPPPPIPVSVTPAAVNVPPAAISVLPATPASVPSSVAGWERAQSTLPSVSPLDDMFSPGLAVKPPTSHSRAVREEEKVDPSLGSSPTFSQLTGGNVVKTGFDFLDNW; this is encoded by the exons ATGTTTTCAGCTGTTCAGAAAATGGCTGCCACGACGATGGTCGGGGGTGCGGGAGATGCGAGTATGGAGGAGAAAAAGTTGGCGTATTTCTCCTCCATCAATTCTATGGCCAACAAGAtaatgcaggagagagagaagatcaaACAGAAATATGGATCTGCCTGGGATAACATGACTTCGACTGAACAAGACTCAGCCATCGACAATGTAATGATGGATCCCCATATCAGAGCCCGATATGGAATGCACAGGGTGGACCGTGAAGAAGTTGTTTGTTATCCAAAACTCCTCATTCAGACAGGCCAAAAGATTGTACACTTTGGAGAGGAG GACATTACTTGGCAAGATGAACACTCGGCACCCTTTTCCTGGGAAACAAAG AGTCAACTTGAATTCAGCCTCACTTCTGGTGCGCCAGAGCAAAGTATTTCATCCTCCGTGGCTGATCCAAAGCCAAGCAAACCTGTCCAGAACAACCAGATGACCAAAGTGACTCCAAGCAGCAAGAGTTCGAATAATGAGACGTCGGGACGACGGGAAGAAGAGTCCTCCTTCTGGAAGATCAGTTTGGAGAGATCCCGACTTGAGGGCGAAAAGTCTGACTTCCAGTCCCTCACCCCAAGCCAGATCAAGTCCATGGAGAAAGGGGAGAAACCCCTTCCGTCATACCTTCGCACGGAGGCTGAAGAACCGCCGCGGCCTACCAAACAGAGAGCTCCCAGACCTCCAGCGCCCCCTCCTCCTATACCCGTCAGTGTTACCCCGGCCGCTGTCAATGTTCCCCCCGCTGCCATCAGTGTGTTGCCAGCCACTCCTGCCAGTGTGCCGTCCTCGGTGGCTGGTTGGGAGCGGGCCCAGAGCACCCTTCCCTCGGTGAGCCCCCTGGATGACATGTTCAGCCCAGGCTTGGCCGTAAAGCCTCCTACAAGCCATAGTAGGGctgtgagggaggaagagaaggttGATCCCTCCCTAGGCTCCAGCCCCACATTCTCTCAG CTCACAGGTGGCAACGTGGTGAAGACAGGTTTTGACTTTTTGGACAACTGGTAA
- the selenol gene encoding selenoprotein L, whose translation MRGCDLAIIITEMADGGSVVHSEVLTEALHNFVKVVRPMLEDAERATATGSLPDAANKMMSLFGIIAAGANLYTSLSVNKRSEAEDLWKPLYQIAGVRDAVEDFLELEVEWDAFLESLDSRLQMSDKLLACTSPVERLSADIKLTDARTGEEVTVGRYYGKAENLLLVLIRHLGULPURDHVAEIEGQKSLFEARSIKVVVVSFGCVEGAKVWLEQTGCTLDMLLDPQRQIYKTFGLGRSYAKATKFDCMLRYSEYIILQRQFPDLPPQFIDDVYQLGGDFLLDDGGKVILSHPSKDPLDRPQIGDVLAKIPS comes from the exons ATGCGAGGTTGTGACTTGGCGATCATCATAACAGAAATGGCTGATGGAGGAAGCGTGGTCCACAGTGAAGTCCTCACTGAGGCTCTTCACAATTTCGTCAAAGTCGTAAGACCTATGTTGGAAGATGCGGAAAGGGCAACTGCAACAG GTTCTCTGCCAGACGCGGCAAACAAAATGATGTCATTGTTTGGAATAATTGCTGCAGGTGCTAACCTCTATACGag CCTCTCTGTGAATAAAAGGAGTGAAGCGGAAGACCTGTGGAAACCTCTTTACCA AATCGCAGGTGTACGAGATGCTGTTGAAGACTTTCTGGAGTTGGAG GTTGAGTGGGATGCCTTTCTTGAAAGTCTGGATTCCAGGCTGCAGATGAGTGATAAACTCCTGGCATGTACTTCTCCAGTGGAAAGACTGAGCGCTGACATAAAGCTCACAGATGCCAGGACTGGAGA GGAAGTGACCGTGGGTCGTTACTATGGGAAAGCAGAAAATCTACTGCTGGTCTTGATCCGGCACTTAGGATGACTTCCGTGACGAGACCACGTGGCTGAGATCGAAGGCCAGAAG AGCCTTTTTGAAGCTCGGTCCATTAAAGTGGTGGTGGTCTCGTTTGGATGTGTGGAGGGGGCCAAGGTTTGGCTGGAGCAGACGGGGTGCACATTGGACATGCTGCTGGACCCTCAGAGACAG ATCTACAAAACATTCGGTCTGGGAAGGTCATATGCAAAAGCGACAAAATTCGACTGCATGCTTAGGTACTCGGAATATATCATACTCCAGCGACAGTTCCCAGACCTTCCCCCACAGTTTATAGATGATGTCTATCAG CTAGGTGGAGACTTTCTGCTGGATGATGGAGGTAAAGTGATCCTCTCTCACCCCAGCAAAGACCCACTTGACAGACCACAGATAGGAGATGTCCTAGCAAAAATCCCCTCTTGA
- the clec11a gene encoding C-type lectin domain family 11 member A: MEIAALIVTILCLSSLSSGETGSKDSQTQPEDSGNSTLIQNDEEERTERGDGMLIEPEPTSPVSDMDNNYNYVLTRLAAMDQAIHRLNVGHYTLDVKVTQLLERISRLDNKLTELDDSLQQVSLFSKENRKEIGRLEGCQKGRRVGYKCFMVYRVYATYADAAQKCLERGGRMAMPRDRKEQEALAEYVRAVFQPGNWPVWLGINDLRSEGLYLFEDTTRVTYFQWRKHFLSSQPDGGKRENCVAMSSDDGDWWDNYCDRRMYYLCEFEA, from the exons ATGGAAATAGCAGCGTTAATTGTGACCATCTTGTGCTTGTCCTCGCTTTCTTCGGGTGAGACTGGAAGCAAAGACAGCCAAACCCAGCCTGAGGACTCTGGCAACTCTACACTGATACAG aatgacgaGGAAGAGAGAACGGAGCGAGGAGATGGAATGCTCATTGAGCCAGAACCCACATCGCCGGTGTCGGACATGGACAATAACTACAATTACGTCT TGACAAGACTAGCAGCCATGGACCAGGCCATCCATCGGCTGAATGTTGGCCACTACACTCTGGATGTTAAAGTGACCCAGCTGCTGGAGAGGATCTCCAGGCTGGACAACAAGCTCACCGAGTTGGACGACAGCCTGCAACAGGTGTCCCTATTCAGCAAGGAGAACCGCAAGGAGATTGGACGTCTGGAAG GCTGCCAGAAGGGTCGACGCGTGGGCTACAAGTGTTTCATGGTTTACCGTGTGTACGCGACGTACGCAGACGCAGCCCAGAAGTGCCTGGAACGCGGTGGTCGGATGGCCATGCCGCGCGACCGCAAGGAGCAGGAGGCCCTGGCCGAGTACGTTCGTGCCGTCTTCCAACCAGGGAACTGGCCCGTGTGGCTGGGCATCAATGACCTCCGCTCGGAAGGCCTGTACCTCTTCGAGGACACGACGCGCGTCACCTACTTCCAGTGGCGCAAGCATTTTCTGTCCAGCCAGCCGGacggaggcaaacgggagaactGTGTGGCCATGTCTTCAGACGACGGAGACTGGTGGGATAATTACTGCGATAGGCGCATGTATTACCTCTGTGAGTTCGAGGCCTGA